Proteins from a genomic interval of Anas platyrhynchos isolate ZD024472 breed Pekin duck chromosome 4, IASCAAS_PekinDuck_T2T, whole genome shotgun sequence:
- the CPXM1 gene encoding probable carboxypeptidase X1 has translation MPGLRLPVLLLLPLLAAAPPAPPTHTAPPDSALRPGAAGVGGSRGSTAAPPRDAGTGGATNSSAATPPRGTAAGGAPKSPAATPPRGTERGGPGSATPASPQPPERGTLKGGAGAKAPVPRRKVVRVKVVKKKVLKKKPKAPAKHPAAPQEPQCPPLGLESLRVLDSQLRASSDKRYGLGAHRGRLNIQSGLYDGDFFDGGWCAGQEDKEQWLEIDARRLTNFTGVITQGLNSIWTYDWVTSYKVQFSNDTHTWQPCRNGTEEAVFPGNKDPETPVLNLLPSPVVARYIRINPQTWFENGTICLRAEVLGCPLPDPNNIYYWPSDPVPTDKLDFRHHNYKEMRKLMKRVNDECPNITRVYSIGKSYLGLKMYVMEISDNPGQHEVGEPEFRYVAGMHGNEVLGRELLLNLMEYLCREFRRGNPRVVRLVTETRIHLLPSMNPDGYETAYKLGSELSGWAMGRWTYEGIDLNHNFADLNTALWDAEDNDLVPHEFPNHYIPIPEYYTFANATVAPETRAVIDWMQRYPFVLSANLHGGELVVTYPFDMTRTYWKAQELTPTADDGVFRWLATVYATSNLAMASEERRLCHYDDFMRSGNIINGANWHTVPGSMNDFSYLHTNCFEITVELSCDKFPHASELPAEWENNRESLLLYMEQVHRGIKGVVRDAETEQGIANAIISVDGINHDIRTATDGDYWRLLNPGEYEVTARAEGYEAATRPCRVPFHNEPTACSFLLHRHRPRGRAGAASRPPPPDLPLRLRRRRLRRLRAQRRHVGAGP, from the exons ATGCCGGGGCTGCGGCTCCcggtgctgctcctgctgccgctgctggccgccgccccccccgcgccccccaccCACACGGCGCCCCCCGACAGCGCGCTGAGGCCCGGGGCCgcgggggtggggggctccCGGGGCTCCACGGCGGCTCCCCCCAGAGACGCCGGGACGGGGGGGGCAACGAACAGCAGCGCCGCGACCCCCCCGAGGGGCACCGCGGCGGGGGGGGCGCCGAAAAGCCCGGCCGCGACCCCCCCGAGGGGCACGGAGAGGGGGGGGCCGGGAAGCGCCACCCccgccagcccccagcccccagagcGCGGGACGCTGAAGGGGGGGGCAGGGGCCAAAG cccccgtgCCCAGGAGGAAAGTCGTGCGGGTCAAGGTGGTGAAGAAAAAGGTGCTGAAGAAGAAGCCGAAGGCTCCAGCCAAGCACCCGGCTGCCCCGCAGGAGCCTC AGTGCCCCCCGCTGGGGCTGGAGTCCCTGCGAGTGCTGGACTCCCAGCTCCGTGCCTCCAGCGACAAGCGCTACGGCCTGGGCGCCCACCGTGGGCGGCTCAACATCCAG TCGGGGCTCTACGACGGGGATTTCTTCGACGGCGGCTGGTGCGCGGGGCAGGAGGACAAGGAGCAGTGGCTGGAGATCGACGCCCGCCGGCTGACCAACTTCACCGGGGTCATCACGCAGGGGCTCAACTCCATCTGGAC GTACGACTGGGTGACCTCCTACAAGGTCCAGTTCAGCAACGACACGCACACGTGGCAGCCGTGCCGCAACGGCACCGAGGAGGCG GTCTTCCCGGGGAACAAGGACCCCGAGACGCCGGTGCTGAACCTGCTGCCCTCGCCGGTGGTGGCCCGCTACATCCGCATCAACCCGCAGACCTGGTTCGAGAACGGCACCATCTGCCTGCGGGCGGAGGTCCTGGGCTGCCCCCTGCCAG ACCCGAACAACATCTACTACTGGCCCAGCGACCCCGTGCCCACGGACAAGCTGGATTTCCGCCACCACAACTACAAGGAGATGAGAAAG CTGATGAAGCGGGTGAACGACGAGTGCCCCAACATCACCCGCGTCTACAGCATCGGGAAGAGCTACCTGGGCCTCAAGATGTACGTCATGGAGATCTCCGACAACCCCGGGCAGCACGAAGTGG GTGAGCCCGAATTCCGCTACGTGGCGGGGATGCACGGCAACGAGGTGCTGGGCCGGGAGCTGCTGCTCAACCTGATGGAGTACCTGTGCCGCGAGTTCCGCCGCGGAAACCCCCGCGTGGTGCGGCTGGTCACCGAAACCCGcatccacctcctgccctccatgAACCCCGACGGCTACGAGACCGCCTACAAGCTG GGCTCCGAGCTGTCGGGCTGGGCCATGGGCCGCTGGACCTACGAGGGCATCGACCTCAACCACAACTTCGCCGACCTCAACACGGCGCTGTGGGACGCCGAGGACAACGACCTGGTGCCCCACGAGTTCCCCAACCACTACATCCCCATCCCCGAGTACTACACCTTCGCAAACGCCACG GTGGCCCCCGAGACGCGGGCGGTGATCGACTGGATGCAGCGCTACCCCTTCGTGCTGAGCGCCAACCTGCACGGCGGGGAGCTGGTGGTCACCTACCCCTTCGACATGACCCGCACCTACTGGAAGGCGCAGGAGCTGACGCCCACGGCCGACGACGGCGTCTTCCGCTGGCTGGCCACCGTCTACGCCACCTCCAACCTGGCCATGGCCAGCGAGGAGCGCCGCCTCTGCCACTACGACGACTTCATGCGCTCCGGCAACATCATCAACGGGGCCAACTGGCACACGGTGCCCGGCA GTATGAACGACTTCAGCTACCTGCACACCAACTGCTTCGAGATCACGGTGGAGCTCTCCTGCGACAAGTTCCCGCATGCCTCCGAGCTGCCGGCCGAGTGGGAGAACAACCGCGAGTCGCTGCTGCTCTACATGGAGCAG GTGCACCGCGGCATTAAGGGGGTGGTGCGGGATGCGGAGACGGAGCAGGGCATCGCCAACGCCATCATCTCCGTGGATGGCATCAACCACGACATCCGGACCG ccacgGACGGGGACTACTGGCGGCTGCTGAACCCGGGCGAGTACGAGGTGACGGCGCGGGCCGAGGGCTACGAGGCGGCCACGCGGCCGTGCCGGGTCCCGTTCCACAACGAGCCCacggcctgcagcttcctcctgCACCGGCACCGGCCGCGGGGCCGAGCGGGGGCCGCgtcccggccgcccccccccgacCTCCCCCTgcgcctccgccgccgccgcctccgccggcTCCGTGCCCAGCGCCGCCACGTGGGGGCGGGGCCGTAA
- the LOC140002531 gene encoding probable N-acetyltransferase CML1 isoform X1 yields MGSERRGGGQAAAAGGGSGRTMAGYRIRPYRDEDSEAVREVFATGMNEYAPALCLHVLRQPWVLLLLGCVFCLLLASSRSLLLPVLALTLLLALGRQLLGCAWSAYIERCLADDLRDIRAAYMDIPGACFWVAEADERVVGTVGVRPAGDGSGSEELALKRMAVRKDYRGRGIAAALGRTALAFARQQRGCRAVVLNTVMLQHEARALYERLGFRRDRRYLLPTVYGRLANCTVTTYRYELP; encoded by the exons ATGGGCAGCGAGCGCCGCGGCGGCgggcaggcggcggcggcgggcggaggGAGCG GGCGCACCATGGCGGGCTACCGGATCCGTCCGTACCGCGACGAGGACTCCGAGGCGGTGCGCGAGGTCTTCGCCACCGGCATGAACGAGTACGCGCCGGCGCTGTGCCTGCACGTGCTGCggcagccctgggtgctgctgctgctgggctgcgtcttctgcctgctgctcgccagCTCccgctccctgctgctgcccgtgCTGGCCCTGacgctgctgctggccctgggccgccagctgctgggctgcgcCTGGAGCGCCTACATCGAGCGCTGCCTCGCGGACGACCTGCGGGACATCCGCGCCGCCTACATGGACATCCCCGGAGCCTGCTTTTGGGTGGCCGAGGCGGACGAGCGGGTGGTGGGCACGGTGGGCGTGCGGCCGGCTGGTGACGGCAGTGGCAGCGAGGAGCTGGCGCTGAAGCGGATGGCGGTGCGCAAGGACTACCGGGGCCGCGGCATCGCGGCGGCGCTGGGTCGCACCGCGCTGGCCTTCGCGCGGCAGCAGCGCGGCTGCCGGGCCGTGGTGCTCAACACCGTGATGCTGCAGCACGAGGCGCGCGCCCTCTACGAGCGCCTGGGCTTCCGCCGTGACCGCCGCTACCTCCTGCCCACCGTCTACGGCCGCCTGGCCAACTGCACCGTCACCACCTACCGCTACGAGCTGCCCTGA
- the LOC140002531 gene encoding probable N-acetyltransferase CML1 isoform X2 translates to MAGYRIRPYRDEDSEAVREVFATGMNEYAPALCLHVLRQPWVLLLLGCVFCLLLASSRSLLLPVLALTLLLALGRQLLGCAWSAYIERCLADDLRDIRAAYMDIPGACFWVAEADERVVGTVGVRPAGDGSGSEELALKRMAVRKDYRGRGIAAALGRTALAFARQQRGCRAVVLNTVMLQHEARALYERLGFRRDRRYLLPTVYGRLANCTVTTYRYELP, encoded by the coding sequence ATGGCGGGCTACCGGATCCGTCCGTACCGCGACGAGGACTCCGAGGCGGTGCGCGAGGTCTTCGCCACCGGCATGAACGAGTACGCGCCGGCGCTGTGCCTGCACGTGCTGCggcagccctgggtgctgctgctgctgggctgcgtcttctgcctgctgctcgccagCTCccgctccctgctgctgcccgtgCTGGCCCTGacgctgctgctggccctgggccgccagctgctgggctgcgcCTGGAGCGCCTACATCGAGCGCTGCCTCGCGGACGACCTGCGGGACATCCGCGCCGCCTACATGGACATCCCCGGAGCCTGCTTTTGGGTGGCCGAGGCGGACGAGCGGGTGGTGGGCACGGTGGGCGTGCGGCCGGCTGGTGACGGCAGTGGCAGCGAGGAGCTGGCGCTGAAGCGGATGGCGGTGCGCAAGGACTACCGGGGCCGCGGCATCGCGGCGGCGCTGGGTCGCACCGCGCTGGCCTTCGCGCGGCAGCAGCGCGGCTGCCGGGCCGTGGTGCTCAACACCGTGATGCTGCAGCACGAGGCGCGCGCCCTCTACGAGCGCCTGGGCTTCCGCCGTGACCGCCGCTACCTCCTGCCCACCGTCTACGGCCGCCTGGCCAACTGCACCGTCACCACCTACCGCTACGAGCTGCCCTGA
- the LOC140002530 gene encoding N-acetyltransferase family 8 member 3-like, translating to MAPYRIRQYRDQDYDAVRSLFARGILEHSPAVYRHVLRSARMQLALLALFTAVRAAAGCWLLALGAAALALAGAWPLLRSFSTSYVRQALLSDLLDIRATYMRAPDSCFWVAEAGGSVVGMVAVAPPQDPAHRGVALELKRMSVSKEHRGRGISKALCGEVLRFAQARGYGAVVLSTSVVQVVAQRLYEGQGFRKVGASSPSLLASLLCFQIFQYRCDLPGRPPAPAPPR from the coding sequence ATGGCTCCCTACCGCATCCGGCAGTACCGGGACCAGGACTATGACGCCGTGCGGTCCCTCTTTGCCCGCGGCATCCTCGAGCACTCCCCGGCCGTGTACCGGCACGTGCTGCGCTCGGCGCGGatgcagctggctctgctcgCCCTCTTCACCGCCGTGCGGGCGGCCGccggctgctggctgctggcgCTGGGGGCCGCGGCGCTGGCGCTGGCGGGCGCCTGGCCCTTGCTGCGCTCCTTCAGCACGTCCTACGTGCGCCAGGCGCTGCTCAGCGACCTCCTGGACATCCGCGCCACCTACATGCGGGCGCCCGACTCCTGCTTTTGGGTGGCGGAGGCCGGGGGGAGCGTGGTGGGCATGGTGGCCGTGGCGCCGCCGCAGGACCCGGCGCACAGGGGGGTGGCCCTGGAGCTGAAGCGAATGTCGGTCAGCAAGGAGCACCGCGGCCGAGGCATCTCCAAGGCGCTGTGCGGGGAGGTGCTGCGCTTCGCCCAGGCGCGGGGCTACGGGGCCGTGGTGCTCTCCACCTCCGTGGTGCAGGTGGTGGCCCAGCGGCTCTACGAGGGTCAGGGCTTCAGGAAGGTGGGCGCCTCCAGCCCCTCGCTGCTCgccagcctgctctgcttccaGATCTTCCAGTACCGCTGCGACCTGCCCGgacgccccccggccccggccccgccacgCTAG